In Leptotrichia sp. OH3620_COT-345, the following proteins share a genomic window:
- a CDS encoding argininosuccinate synthase, with amino-acid sequence MKDKVILAYSGGLDTSIIIPWLKENYDFEVIACCVDVGQDENMEEIRKKAIESGASKIYIEDKKEEFVRNYAFRALRAGAVYEDKYLLGTSFARPLIAEVLVDIAHKENAKYICHGCTGKGNDQVRFETGVFSLDPTIEIIAPWRMWDISSRESAIDYAQRFDIKLTVTKEKIYSRDQNLWHISHEGGDIEQLENEHNEEIVYMMVTPPEKAKDEPTYVTITFEEGWPVKVNGESLSSVELLKKLNKIAGENGVGVIDIVENRLVGMKSRGIYETPGGTLLIEALSDLESVVFDKDTYEMKKIIGRKYADITYSGQWFTPLREAMDAFVDSVEKNVSGTVKLKLYKGNIKIASRITENALYDETISSFGASELYNHKDAEGFIKLFSLPNKIRAYKKLSK; translated from the coding sequence ATGAAAGACAAGGTTATTTTGGCTTATTCAGGTGGACTGGACACTTCCATAATAATTCCATGGTTAAAAGAGAACTATGATTTTGAAGTGATTGCATGTTGTGTTGATGTAGGGCAGGATGAGAATATGGAAGAAATAAGAAAAAAAGCTATTGAATCCGGAGCTTCAAAAATTTATATTGAAGATAAGAAGGAAGAATTTGTAAGGAACTATGCGTTCAGGGCATTAAGAGCCGGAGCGGTATATGAAGATAAATATTTATTGGGTACATCATTTGCAAGACCGTTGATAGCAGAAGTACTTGTAGATATTGCCCATAAGGAAAATGCAAAATATATATGTCATGGCTGTACAGGAAAAGGAAATGATCAAGTAAGGTTTGAAACCGGAGTCTTTTCATTGGATCCTACAATAGAAATAATAGCACCATGGAGAATGTGGGATATTTCTTCAAGAGAAAGTGCCATAGATTATGCACAGAGATTTGACATAAAGTTAACAGTAACGAAAGAAAAAATATATTCAAGAGACCAGAATTTATGGCATATTTCTCACGAAGGCGGAGATATAGAGCAACTTGAAAATGAGCATAATGAAGAAATTGTTTATATGATGGTGACACCTCCTGAAAAAGCAAAAGATGAGCCTACTTATGTAACCATTACTTTTGAAGAAGGATGGCCCGTGAAAGTCAACGGAGAAAGTCTTTCTTCTGTGGAGTTATTAAAAAAGCTTAATAAAATAGCAGGAGAAAACGGTGTAGGAGTTATAGATATAGTTGAAAACAGACTTGTAGGAATGAAATCAAGAGGGATATATGAAACGCCGGGAGGTACTTTGCTTATAGAAGCATTAAGTGATCTGGAAAGTGTAGTATTTGATAAGGATACTTATGAAATGAAAAAGATAATTGGTCGAAAATATGCAGATATTACATACTCAGGACAGTGGTTTACTCCTTTAAGAGAAGCTATGGATGCTTTTGTAGATTCAGTAGAAAAAAATGTTTCAGGGACAGTAAAGCTTAAATTATATAAAGGGAATATAAAAATTGCTTCAAGAATAACTGAAAATGCACTTTATGATGAAACAATATCTTCTTTCGGTGCAAGTGAACTGTACAATCATAAAGATGCAGAAGGATTTATAAAATTATTTTCACTGCCTAATAAAATAAGGGCATATAAAAAATTAAGTAAATAA